The sequence CACCAGCAATCCATCACCGCCCGACAGCAACACGTCACGGACTTGTGGCGTGCGGCGGATGTAGTCGATCGCCTGGTCCAACTGTTGCTTCGGCACCGATTGTCCGGGTACGCCCGAAAACCGGCGGCGCGTGCAGTGGCGGCAATACATCGAGCACTGGTTGGTGATCAGAAACAGCACGCGATCCGGATAGCGATGCGTCAGCCCCGGCGCCGGCGCATCCTCGTCTTCATGCAGCGGGTCTTCCATATCGTACGGGGAACGGGTCATTTCGTCCGACAACGGAACCGCCTGCAAGCGAATCGGGCAATTCGGATCATCCGGATCCATCAGCATCGCGTAATACGGTGTAATCCGCAGCGAGATCGTTTCCCGCACATGCTTGATGCCTTCGATTTCCTTTTCCGTCAGATTGATCACTTTCGACAATTGCTCCAGGTTGTTGATCGTGTGAGTCAGCTGCCACATCCAGTCGTTCCACTGCTCGTCGGTCACATCTTTCCACAGCTCGATATCGCGAAAATGTCGTTTCCGCCTGCCCGTTTTTTGCTGCACTTCATCCAGTGCCCGGCTCAAATCATCCATCGTTTGACTCATCAAAATCGGCCCCCTTCAGTTTGGTTGAATATGGTGAAATGCGAGGCGCACCCGCCACGTCAGGTTGCATACCGGTCGTTGTACACCGCCAGCAATTCCGGGTTCTCCCTGACCAGTTGCAGGGCAAGCTCCGCATGCCCTTTCGTGTAGCCGTTCCCGATCAGCATCGTCACATCCTTGCCGACTCCTTCCGCCCCCAACGCGGCTGCCGTGAAGGATGTCGCCATCGAGAAAAAGTAGATCGTGCCTTCCTCACGGGTCGCCAAGATGCTTGACATCTCTGTCCCCGGCACATTCACGCAATTGATGGTCAGATCGGCCAGCGCTCCATCCGTGGCCTGGTTGACCGCTTCCATCACCGCAAGCGGGTCGGTCGCGTCCAGATCAAGCACCACGTCCGCCCAGCCAAGCCGGCGCAGCAGGTTGCAAGCCGCTTCCCCGCGGTCGACGGCGATCAGCATCCCTCTGTTGTCAGTCCCTTTGGCGAAGGCCTCCTTGCCGGTGACGCTTTTGCCGTCAGTACCCGTGTCGACAGCCCCTTTATCGCCCCCGCTTTGGCCGCCGCCTTCACCCTTTCCACACGCTCCCAGATTGTTACGCGCCTGTTTCAGCACAAGCAGGCCCGATTTTCCGGAAGCGCCCAGCACAACCACTTTCTGTCCGGGTTGTACCAGTTTTTTCGTTTGCGCCGGTGCCCCGCAAACGTCAAGCACCGCCAGCGACACTTTGAGCGGCAGGTCGTCCGGCAATTTCGCGTACAGGCCGCTTTCGAACAGAATCGCTTTGCCGCGGATGTCAACCTGGCCCGATTTTGGGTCGATCTGCAGAATCTCGTCGATCACAAGCGGCGTCAGGGAGAGCGAGACGAGGGTGGCGATCCGGTCGCCCGTCTGCAGGCTGCTGCGGTCCCGCAACTCCTCGCCGATTTCCGCCACCCGGCCGATCAGCATGCCGCCGGAACCGGTCACCGGGTTGTGGTGTTTCCCGCGCTCGGCCACAATGCGCCGCATGATCCGGCCGATTTTCTGCAGATCGTCGTTCGCTTCCCCGCGAATCTGGGCGAAGGAGGCAGAATCGATATTGAGGGTCTCCACTTCGATCAGAATTTCGTTGCTCCAGCACTCCATCGTGTTATCGATCCGCCAGGCCGGCTGCGGCAGCACCCCCTTCGGTTCCAGCACTCGGTGCAGTCCATAACGATCGCCTTTTTTCATCCGACACCTCCAACAAGTTCCCCAACAAAGTGATGTGAAGTTTCGCCAAATCTGAAATCTTCACACAACTGATTTTGCAATTTTCGCGCCAATCAAAAGTGCCGAATTTTTGGCGAACCGGGCACAAGCAGTTCGCTAGGATGCAGGCGGCATAGACAGGAGGATCAGGTCGAACAATAGCAAGCGGAGGGTGCAGCTGGAACAGCGGAGGGAACAGGAGCAGCGGGAGAAGGGAGATCGAGGGGAACAACAGGTGGGGGGTTGAAACATTGCATGGCCGATTCTCTCACAACACTGCAGTAGGGTCAGAACGGGGCAACACAGCAGCCGCCGGGCCCGCCTCGTCCGGCTGCCGCTGCAGCCGCCCGCTTATTTTTTTCTGGTGATCCGGTACTGCAGGGTTTGCCGGGGGATGCCGAGGCGCTTCGCCGCTTGCAGGACATTTCCGTTCGTTTCGTCCATGACCGCGCCTGTGATCGTCCGTTCGATCCGCTCAAGGAACTCGCGCAGCGGCAAACCGGACCGCTTGAACGCGTCCAGAACGCTGCCGAACGGATTGAGAACGCCATCCGTGTCACCGGCGGCTCCGCTCTCTACAACAGCCGGATCCGCTTGAACCGCTTTTCTCCGCTGCAGCAGCCGCTCTTCGCCAATCTCTCCGCTCCCTTCTCTGCTCGTTTTGCCCTGTCCAAGCGGCGCAGCCGTCTGCTCCGCTCCCAGGGCTCCGTCCTGTCGGCCCGCCGCCTGCGCGATCTGCCACGGGATCAAATCCAACCCGATTTCCCGGTCGCGCACCAGATTCATCGCCCCTTCGATCGCATGCTGCAATTCGCGCACGTTTCCGGGCCACTCGTACCGCAGAAAACACCGCTCGACATCGGGCGACACTCGTTCCACCTGTTTCTGAAACCGCTCGTTGTACATGTCCAGAAAATGCCTCGTCAACAGCGGAATATCCGCTTTTCGTTCGGCCAGCCGTGGGAGATGGAGCGACACCACATTCAACCGGTAGTACAGATCAGGACGCAGCTGTCCCGTTTGAATCGCTTGCAGCGGATCGGTGTTGGTAGCGGCCAGCACGCGGACGTCGACCGGCGTCACTTTCGTGTCCCCGATCCGTCGCACCAACCCTTCCTGCAGCACCCGTAGCAGCTTCGCCTGCAGTTCAAGCGACATCGAGTTGATCTCATCAAGAAACAGCGTTCCCCCATCGGCCAACTCAAACAGCCCTGGCCGATTCTCCGCCCCCGTAAAGCTGCCTTTCACCGTCCCGAACAGCAGCCCTTCCAGCAGCGTAGCCGGGAGCGCCGCACAATTTTGCGCGATAAACGGCTTTTTCCGGCGCGGCGACAGATTGTGGATCGCCTGTACGAACAATTCTTTGCCGGTGCCCGTTTCCCCGCATACCAGCACGGACGAATCGGTGGCGGCAGCCCGCGCGGCCAGTTCCTTCATCTGCAACATGCGCGGGTCGCAAGTCACAATGTCGTCAAACGTGTAGCGCGCTTCCATCGCCGACCGCGGTTTCGCTTTGCGCGGCGCCACCATGCTCGCCTGCAGGTCAATCAATTTTTCCGCCAGTTCCTTGACCTGCGTCAGATCCTTCGCCACCTCAAACGCCCCGATCAACCGTCCGTTCGAAAAAATCGGCAAGGTGCTGTTCACCGTATGCACTTTCTTGCCGTGCACATTCGTGTAGGTCTGCCGCACATGCTCCAGCGGTTTGCCGGTGGCCAGTACCTGCAGCAGCGTGCTCGTCTCGTTTTTCAGCGATGGAAACACGTCCAGTACATGTTTGCCGATCACCTCCTCCGGCGCCAACCCGTCCAGCCGGCCGGCCGCCTCGTTGTAAAAAATGGTGATGCCCTCCCGGTTGACCGCATGAATCCCTTCCTCGATCGATCCGAGAATCGCGCGCAGCATTTCCAGTGTATTCACCGTTTTTGATTCCATCCGGTATCCCCTCCCCGGTCGATACTGATGTTACCTTTACTATGTCTGAATGCCGGATTTTGAGCAAGTATTTTTGCCAAAAGTTCGGCATTTGCATGACCGGCAAAAGAAAGCCCCGGCCGCCTGCGACCGGGATCTGCATGAACCGATTTTTAACCGACCTTGAATTTGCCGACCGTTTGTTGCAGCTCCAGTGCCAGCTCACTGAGCGATGCGGCGGATGCGGCGATTTGTTCCACCGACGCCAACTGTTCCCGTGATGCGGCCGCCATGCCCTGCGAGCTGGACTGCGATCTGCCGGCGATCCCCACCATCTCCTCGACCGATTGGCACACCTGCTGCGAACCGGCCGCCATCTGTTGCGATACGGCCGCGATCTCCGCCAGCTGGCCGGCGATCTGCTGAGCGATTTTGACGATGCGGCCGAACGATTCGCCAGCCGCCTGAAACAGTTCCCTGCCGGACTGAACCGCGTCGATCCCTGTGTCCATCGTGTGCACCGCGCGCGTCGTATCCGCCTGGATTTCTCGAATCAACTCCGCGATCTGGCCGGCCGATTGTTCCGATTGCTCGGCCAGTTTGCGCACCTCGTCCGCGACCACCGCAAAGCCTCGGCCGTGCTCGCCCGCCCTTGCCGCTTCGATCGCCGCATTGAGCGCCAACAGATTGGTCTGGGAAGCGATCCCTGTAATCACTTCGACAATCTGCCCGATCGCTTGCGAACGATCGCCCAGCTGTTTGATCACCGCGGCCGAATGGTGGACCGATGAATGGAGCGAATCCATCTGATCGGCCGCTTGTATGACCGATCGATGGCCTTGTTCCGCCTGCTGCAACATTTCGGCAGACGCTTCGGAAACGGCAGCTGAACTGTCTGCCACCCGCTGAATCCCGCCGGCCATTCCCTCGATCGCCCGCTTGCTTTCATGCAGGCCCTTCGCCTGCGTTTCCGCTCCCGCCGCCACATCCTGAATGGCGTCCGCAATCTGATGGATCGCTTGCGTGCTTTCCGCCGCACTCGCCGACAATTGTTGCGACAGGGAAGCCGTTTGCAAAGCGCTTTCATTGACCTGTTTCAACACTTTCTCCCAGGCTTCGCTCATCCGGTTCATGGAGGCGGCAACCGGCGTCAGATGGCCGACTTCGCCCTCATCGATGCGAGCGGTCAGATCGCCTGCCGCCAGCACTTCAATGTGTTCGATGATACGGGCCATCGGCGCCACAAACCGCCGGTAGTTGAAACTGCTGATCAACGCTCCCATGATACCGCTGAAGACCGCAATATAGCCGATGGTACCCCACATCGCCAGACCTTCCAGATGATTCCCGTAGACGACTCCGACCGATGTGACGACCGATCCCACTATGGCCAGCAGTGTCGAGCGGATCATATACCTGGCCAACGACAATGTTTTCGTCATGCTTCTGTCCCCCTCTTGTCCCGCTTGCTGTTCCTCACATTCTTTGCATTCTATTTATTCACATGGCTTCATCCGTTTCCTGCAGATTTTTCCATGCTCGCGAAAAAAAGGCCCATCGCCATCCATTCGGACAACGACGGGCGTTTCATTTTCACTTGCTGATGAAATACGGCGGATTCTGCTTTTCTTTCAGCTGATCCAACAACTTGACCATGACAACCGCCGCCTGCGCTTTGGTCAGCGGCCGCTTTGGCATAAAGTTGCCTTCCCATCCGGACATGAGTCCGAGCGCGGCTGCAATCTCGATATCCCCGACATATTTTCCGTCCGATTCAACCGAAACATCCCGGAAGTGAATCTTGAAGGTGTCGGTCGAATCGGACAATTTCCCGTATCCGAGAATCGCCGTCACCAGATCGGCAAATTCTTCCCGGGTGATGACATCATTTGGACGAAAATTTTTCACGTTCGGATCGATCCATTTCCGTGCCGCCGCCTCTTCAATAAATTGATAGTTCGGGTCTGTCTTTGGCACATCGTCGAACAGCTGCTTCTCAAGCGCGCGAACCGGTCCGTCGACCGCCATCACCAGATACCTGACCGTCTCGGCCCGGGTAACTCCCGCATCCGGATTGAGCTTGCCGTCCTTAACCGTATAGATACCCCGGTCAAGGAAATATTGCATCTGTTTTTCCGCCCAATGGCCTTTTATATCGCTCGCCTGCACCGGCTGCCCCGGTTGCCCGCCCCACGGAGACACCCATTCGCCTGTTTTCGCATCGATCAGTTGTGCCGCGTCATTGATCAGCGGCGCATAGACCAATTGCACACCTTTCGGCTTAGTGGGATCGTACGGTTTCCCGTACGGGTTTTGGTTCGGTTCAAAAATTGGGACATATTGCAGGCGAACCGGATATTTTTCCAGATACTTTTCTTTCGCCGTCTCGGCGCCGATCAGGTTCTCTTTCGTCGGGAATGCCAGCGTGTTCAACCAACCTCCTCCGCCATAGTATTCCCTTACTTCGCCTGTATTCGGATCGATCTCCACAAAGATGTTCGGATCGCGCAACGGAGTGCCGTTGACCAAGGTAACAAAATTGAACCGGTAGCCCGCACCGAAAAATTGCGTTGACGAATCAAACGCGATCTGGTGGATGGCAGTGGGAAGCGCATTTTTCACAAATTCGATCGCCTTGGCTTGCGCCTGTTCCCTGGAGATTGCCGGATTCGCGGGGAATTCTTGCGGTCCTTTCCTAAAATCCATGCGGAACAGGTGGAGCAGTTCGCCGGTTTTCACATTGATCATGACCGAGATGCGTTTCAGCGTTTGGATTTGAAAGTCTTTCGGATCACCCTGCTGAAAGTCAAACTGCCATACTGGTTGATTGTTGGGCCCATTTTGATAATTGGATCCCTGCAGCGTGTAGCCTTCGAGACCCAGGTTGTAGGATTTGAGCAACTCAAGCGCAGCTTCTTTTGTCAGTTCCTTGGTCGTTTTCGGCGCTCCCGGCCGATCGGCCAGCGGCTTCCAGTCGCCCGTTTGGCCGGCGGGCAGCGGATTCCCTTCGCGGTCAATAGCCACCCCTTTTGTTGCGTCGATCATCGGCAGTCCATACTGGCCCCACGGACCGTACACCAGTCGGGCCTCATCCGGCCTGTCTTTATACGGTTTCAGTTTTGCGATGTACTGCAGTTGCAGATTAAGAGCATTACGAAACGCTTCCTTCGCTTGCTGCTCCGTTATGGTTGCATTCGGCTGCGGGAATTGAACGCTTTCTGTCCAATTGTAATGGTAGCTGCGAAGCTCTCCATTTCCGTTGACCATGATGCTGACTCCGTCCATCGGATACGGAATTCCGTTGACCATCCGGACAAACCGGAACGAATGCGTGACCGTTTGCGAGCCATAAGGAACGGGGTACTTTGCATCCCCCATTTCCTGCACCTGATCGATCTTGTCCGCATCAAACCGCTTCAAGTATTCAACCGCTTTTGCCTTTGCCTCTTCCCGCGAAATCGCATTTTCAATCGGAGCGTCATCCCGTTGGAAGACGTTCAGATCGAGCAATTTTGCCGTTTTTGCATCGATCACCACGTTAATCTCGCCAAAAGCGAATTGATTTTGCTTGGAAAAATGGATGATCCAGATGCTGCTGCGGCCAAACGGCGGTAACCCCCCCTTGTCCTCCTGCAACGTCGCATCGCGGAACTGGTAACCGTCAGGCAGCTTGATGTACTTCTTGGCTGCCTCAATCGCTTGCTCCTGCGTTAATGTCCCGGCAGTCGCCTGCGACGCATCGGCGAGCGCCGCATAGGGCGCCGATGAAATCAACATGCCGATCGTCAATGCGGCTGTCGCGGCGCGTTTCATTTTCTTCATTCCCTTCTCCTCCTCCGAGCGTTTGCTCCCCATTTTTCTACAAGCTGCAGTGTGCTAGAGATTTCCATAAAGGTTAGACGTGTGATTCGGCAAAAAAGTTTCGCTTTTTCGATAAAAAATTTTTCGACAAATATTTCGCCAGGTTTATCTGTTAAGACAGAGCTGGTTATCTTGAACCGGGTGATCGCACGTGAAAAAAAGCGCTTTTTGTCGTTTTTGGCGGGAGAGGGAATGAAAAATGAACCGGTGGCTGAAAAAACGAGGCGGTTCAAAAGCAAAAAAGAGGAAGCGAAAAGCAGCCGGCTCTATTGCCAGAGTCGGCTGATCCAATGGAAGACGACACCGCCCAGCCAGATCCCGATAATGCCCAGAATACCGGAAAAAACGGACGGTGCCGGCAGCGGCAATTTTAGCGCGGAAAACAGAAACCCGACGATCAGTCCGGTCACCAAAGACAAAATCATGACGCGTGCGTCCAAACAGTCAATCTCCTTTCCCGTTTGTTTTATTTAAAGTATCCACCCGCAGTTCCACTTCCATCCGGCTGACGGAACCCGCCAAAAGCATCTGATAGCCGACACGCAAGCGTCCGCCTGCTCTCGACAGCCGGTTTT comes from Effusibacillus pohliae DSM 22757 and encodes:
- the kdd gene encoding L-erythro-3,5-diaminohexanoate dehydrogenase, with translation MKKGDRYGLHRVLEPKGVLPQPAWRIDNTMECWSNEILIEVETLNIDSASFAQIRGEANDDLQKIGRIMRRIVAERGKHHNPVTGSGGMLIGRVAEIGEELRDRSSLQTGDRIATLVSLSLTPLVIDEILQIDPKSGQVDIRGKAILFESGLYAKLPDDLPLKVSLAVLDVCGAPAQTKKLVQPGQKVVVLGASGKSGLLVLKQARNNLGACGKGEGGGQSGGDKGAVDTGTDGKSVTGKEAFAKGTDNRGMLIAVDRGEAACNLLRRLGWADVVLDLDATDPLAVMEAVNQATDGALADLTINCVNVPGTEMSSILATREEGTIYFFSMATSFTAAALGAEGVGKDVTMLIGNGYTKGHAELALQLVRENPELLAVYNDRYAT
- a CDS encoding sigma-54 interaction domain-containing protein, giving the protein MESKTVNTLEMLRAILGSIEEGIHAVNREGITIFYNEAAGRLDGLAPEEVIGKHVLDVFPSLKNETSTLLQVLATGKPLEHVRQTYTNVHGKKVHTVNSTLPIFSNGRLIGAFEVAKDLTQVKELAEKLIDLQASMVAPRKAKPRSAMEARYTFDDIVTCDPRMLQMKELAARAAATDSSVLVCGETGTGKELFVQAIHNLSPRRKKPFIAQNCAALPATLLEGLLFGTVKGSFTGAENRPGLFELADGGTLFLDEINSMSLELQAKLLRVLQEGLVRRIGDTKVTPVDVRVLAATNTDPLQAIQTGQLRPDLYYRLNVVSLHLPRLAERKADIPLLTRHFLDMYNERFQKQVERVSPDVERCFLRYEWPGNVRELQHAIEGAMNLVRDREIGLDLIPWQIAQAAGRQDGALGAEQTAAPLGQGKTSREGSGEIGEERLLQRRKAVQADPAVVESGAAGDTDGVLNPFGSVLDAFKRSGLPLREFLERIERTITGAVMDETNGNVLQAAKRLGIPRQTLQYRITRKK
- a CDS encoding DUF1427 family protein, with product MDARVMILSLVTGLIVGFLFSALKLPLPAPSVFSGILGIIGIWLGGVVFHWISRLWQ
- a CDS encoding methyl-accepting chemotaxis protein yields the protein MTKTLSLARYMIRSTLLAIVGSVVTSVGVVYGNHLEGLAMWGTIGYIAVFSGIMGALISSFNYRRFVAPMARIIEHIEVLAAGDLTARIDEGEVGHLTPVAASMNRMSEAWEKVLKQVNESALQTASLSQQLSASAAESTQAIHQIADAIQDVAAGAETQAKGLHESKRAIEGMAGGIQRVADSSAAVSEASAEMLQQAEQGHRSVIQAADQMDSLHSSVHHSAAVIKQLGDRSQAIGQIVEVITGIASQTNLLALNAAIEAARAGEHGRGFAVVADEVRKLAEQSEQSAGQIAELIREIQADTTRAVHTMDTGIDAVQSGRELFQAAGESFGRIVKIAQQIAGQLAEIAAVSQQMAAGSQQVCQSVEEMVGIAGRSQSSSQGMAAASREQLASVEQIAASAASLSELALELQQTVGKFKVG
- a CDS encoding YcdB/YcdC domain-containing protein, whose translation is MKKMKRAATAALTIGMLISSAPYAALADASQATAGTLTQEQAIEAAKKYIKLPDGYQFRDATLQEDKGGLPPFGRSSIWIIHFSKQNQFAFGEINVVIDAKTAKLLDLNVFQRDDAPIENAISREEAKAKAVEYLKRFDADKIDQVQEMGDAKYPVPYGSQTVTHSFRFVRMVNGIPYPMDGVSIMVNGNGELRSYHYNWTESVQFPQPNATITEQQAKEAFRNALNLQLQYIAKLKPYKDRPDEARLVYGPWGQYGLPMIDATKGVAIDREGNPLPAGQTGDWKPLADRPGAPKTTKELTKEAALELLKSYNLGLEGYTLQGSNYQNGPNNQPVWQFDFQQGDPKDFQIQTLKRISVMINVKTGELLHLFRMDFRKGPQEFPANPAISREQAQAKAIEFVKNALPTAIHQIAFDSSTQFFGAGYRFNFVTLVNGTPLRDPNIFVEIDPNTGEVREYYGGGGWLNTLAFPTKENLIGAETAKEKYLEKYPVRLQYVPIFEPNQNPYGKPYDPTKPKGVQLVYAPLINDAAQLIDAKTGEWVSPWGGQPGQPVQASDIKGHWAEKQMQYFLDRGIYTVKDGKLNPDAGVTRAETVRYLVMAVDGPVRALEKQLFDDVPKTDPNYQFIEEAAARKWIDPNVKNFRPNDVITREEFADLVTAILGYGKLSDSTDTFKIHFRDVSVESDGKYVGDIEIAAALGLMSGWEGNFMPKRPLTKAQAAVVMVKLLDQLKEKQNPPYFISK